From Dehalococcoidales bacterium, the proteins below share one genomic window:
- the dinB gene encoding DNA polymerase IV: MAKTTIMHVDMDAFFVSVEQVLNPELRGKPVVVGGRPGGRGVVAAASYEARAFGLHSAMPLKTASRLCPQAIFIEGSFARYRDASKQFMAILADFSPFLEPMGLDEAYLDVTGFESLHGSIHRMAVSIKQRVRDELGLCASIGIAGSKVVAKVASELSKPDGLIEVAHGEEPSFLASLPVSRLPGVGKKAEQVLKGLGIKTIGELAAAPPSVLKSHFGSSGLFLQQRAKGIDNSKVELPGAARSISRETTFAEDTGDRSLLQATLRYLGEKVGADLREKGKQARCVVLKLRYADFTTITRSHTLPRPIDSDQAIFDTGARLLGREISPGKQAVRLIGIGVSGLVEAGGQLAMLDSSAQRIKQLNKTIDRIRKKYGFTAIQTGRTLLLKDLFPESDKGYTLHTPSLSR; the protein is encoded by the coding sequence ATGGCAAAAACCACCATCATGCACGTTGACATGGATGCTTTCTTTGTCTCCGTAGAACAGGTGCTCAATCCTGAGCTGCGGGGCAAACCGGTGGTGGTGGGGGGCAGGCCCGGAGGGAGGGGGGTGGTTGCCGCCGCGTCCTATGAAGCCCGGGCGTTCGGCTTGCACTCGGCGATGCCCCTGAAAACGGCCAGTCGCCTTTGCCCGCAGGCTATCTTCATCGAGGGCAGCTTTGCCCGGTACCGTGACGCCTCGAAGCAGTTCATGGCGATACTTGCCGATTTTTCGCCCTTCCTGGAGCCGATGGGGCTTGATGAGGCTTATCTGGATGTCACCGGCTTTGAGTCTCTCCACGGTTCCATCCACCGGATGGCGGTATCAATAAAGCAGCGTGTTAGAGATGAACTGGGACTCTGTGCCTCGATTGGTATCGCCGGTTCCAAAGTGGTGGCCAAGGTAGCCTCCGAATTGTCCAAGCCGGACGGACTGATTGAAGTGGCTCATGGAGAAGAACCTTCCTTTCTGGCGTCGTTACCTGTCAGCAGGCTGCCGGGAGTAGGCAAGAAGGCGGAGCAGGTGCTAAAGGGACTGGGGATTAAGACCATCGGGGAACTGGCTGCCGCCCCGCCGAGCGTTCTGAAAAGCCATTTTGGCTCTTCAGGTCTCTTTCTGCAGCAGCGGGCCAAGGGTATCGACAATAGTAAGGTAGAGCTTCCCGGCGCCGCCAGGTCCATCAGCCGGGAGACTACCTTCGCCGAGGACACGGGAGACCGTTCCCTGCTGCAGGCGACGCTGCGCTACCTCGGTGAGAAGGTGGGGGCTGATTTAAGGGAAAAAGGCAAACAGGCAAGGTGCGTGGTGCTCAAGCTGAGGTACGCCGACTTTACCACCATTACCCGCAGCCACACCCTGCCCCGGCCCATTGACAGCGACCAGGCGATATTTGATACCGGAGCCAGGCTGCTGGGGAGGGAGATCTCCCCGGGTAAACAGGCAGTGCGCCTGATTGGTATCGGGGTATCGGGACTGGTGGAGGCGGGCGGGCAACTGGCGATGCTGGACTCATCCGCTCAGAGAATAAAACAGCTTAACAAGACTATTGACCGCATCCGCAAGAAGTACGGCTTCACCGCCATCCAGACCGGCCGCACCCTGCTCCTGAAAGACCTCTTCCCGGAAAGCGATAAAGGCTACACCCTGCACACCCCGAGTTTATCGAGGTAG